Genomic segment of Candidatus Jordarchaeales archaeon:
GTGCACATGTAGATTACCTCGCTCGCTCTCCAAAACTCTCTGACATCTCTCGAGAGCTCGTCCGCTATCCCGCGTGGTCCAGGGTAAAACCTGCCTGTAGCCTCGAAAACAGGGCAGAATGTGAGGCACAACGAACAATTCTGGCACTTCTCCACTTCACTATAAATTTCATCCTCATACAACGAGAAAACCACTATTTTCTCCTCTGCGAGCACTTTCTTTATGTGAATAACCTCTTTTCTCTCCATAACTCCCCCCCTTTTAGCTCGCCTGCATCGCTGCCTCCTCTCCTGCTATATAACCCGTAACTGCCGCAACGCCCATCCCGCTCTTCTCCCTCACATAGTTGTAACCTGAAATTATGGATCCCGCAACAAACAAGTTGTCGTATAGTGTTTTGTCACCCATAACGGGCTTCATATGTGCGTTAACCCTAACACCGCAACCCATGAGGGGATGTCCTTCCGCAGGAAAGACCTCTTTAGACAGGAGGTGTGCTATTTTTCGCTTCCCCAACGGCTCTCCTTTCTCGTCGTAAAGTGGGAGTCCGAACACGGTTTCCCTTATTCTGTCCTCCTCTTCCACAAGTCCTCCTCCAACGAACTTCCCAGTTGCTAAAATATACGCCTCAGCTATTGCGGTGAAAACCTTCTCTCCCGATTTAACTTTTAAGTTCACAACGCGCCCCCCTTCCTTTTCGAACCCGACAGCTTTATACCCCCTAAGGATTCTTACTCCTTTTTCCACAGCCTTCCTTTCAAGCGCGCTCATTAGTCTCTGAGCTGGCACTGACGGGGGCGGTGACAGCAGCTCGAACATGGTCACCCCTATTTCTCTTTCTAGCGCTTCCACGTTTCCCTGCGGCCTCCTCAACCCAAGTGTCGGGAGAGCTACGTGTGAAGCGCCACTTTCGGACACTATACCGCTAAGTTTCTCAGCCAACTCCATCTTAAACTCGTCCCCATCCATTACCCTCGCCAACTCTACAGTCGTCAGGTTTACTTCTCTTAAACTCGGGAAGGAAAGTCTAACACCTACCACTTTTTCAATTTTGACGTTGAGTTTAGATGCAAAGTGTTTGAAACTCAAAGAGCAGAAGTTTGGGTTAAAGCTGGATAAGCCCTCAAATCCCACGACGAGCAGCCTAGCTCCATCTAACTTCTCTAGCACCCCTCCCTTCATCGGCAACTGGTAAAAACAGGTAACCTTGAAGCTCCCCATAGTGTTTAGAAGCACAACATTTCTATTGAGGTCTCCTCTTATCTCAGCTTCTCGGCCAGAAACCATCCTCGAAAGATACTCGACAGCTTCTCTAACAGCCTCGACAACATCCCTCTCACTCGAGATAACCGAGTAAGGGTGCGTCGGCGAGCATTCAACTGTTTGTGCTATTCCATCAATGGGGTTTAAAACTAAGCCTCCTCCTGGGGGACACCCCATGATATCGATGACTCCGGAGGACTGATAGCTGGCTCCTGAACCTTTTTCGATGACGACAACATCTAGTTTTTCGTCAGCCGCTCTTGTTGCAGCCAGTATACCTGCTAGCCCGCCGCCTATTACGATCACATCAGCCTCGATCAAGTAGCCGCTCCCCTCACAACATCCATTGATCCAACAGAAGCATACGCTGCCTGGGAAATCTCATACTCAATAAGCTGACTTCCTCTTAAAACGATGGAGTGCCCTTTCCACCTTTCCGCCAGAAATTCCTTAAGCTCTCTGAACGCCTCGTCAACCCCTAATCCCCTCTCCTCCGCCAGTATTGCCATCGCCTTGAACCCGCACGAGAACCCTTGACACGGACCCATACCCATCCTAGTTCTCCTACGCAGCGCGTCTAAAGTCAACCCCCACTCGTTTCTTATCACATACCTTAACTCGGCCTCCGTTACCGCTTCGCACAGGCATATGCTCGTGAGACGGCTTCTCTCTTTACTAGTCTCGGACAAGATGACGTTAGCCAGCGTGCCCTGCCTTGAAACGAGGCGCCCAGCTGTGTGTGGTGATATGTTGTGTTTCGAGGCCAGTTCTTCCACGTTAACCTTTCCATCTGCTCCGGGTAGTGGCTCCAAGTGAGTTCTACACTCAGCTTCGCAGCCAAGTTTTTCACAAACCAGATCTGTTATCTTTTCAGCCATAGCTCGGCATACTACCAGTTTTCCTCCTTCGACACTTATCAACCCTTTAACTCCATCCCTTTCCTCGTGGTCGACCACTCTGAAGTTCCTAGTCACATCTCCCTCGGGTATCCACCACTGTGCAATTAGAGGTCTAACCCCGCACATAACCCTGATTATACGTGCTTTCCTTATGGATGGGACGGCCATCTCCATGCTAGAAATTAGGTACTCTATTTCGTCGTACGTCGCCTCAGCCTCGTCCGGGCTCGTAAATATGTCTAATGCAGTCGTGCCCAAAATAGATCCAGTCTCATGGGGGAAGAGGTATACCGTCCTACCATCTAATGCCTGGCATATTATCCCAAACCTCGTAATCCTCCTGTCAAAAATGACGTGTGCCCCCTTGTTGAGCCTCAATGTTTGTTTAATCCCAACCATCCTCGAAATCTCAGGAACCCACGCTCCCGCAGCGTTCACCACGATCTTACCTTTAACCTCATACTCCCTTCCAGTCATCCTGTCCTTTACCTTAACTCCATAAACTTCCCCGCCCTTGCACAGTATGTCGATTACCTCTGTGTAAGTCCTTATTTCTGCTCCATGCTGCTTAGCTGAGAGAGCTGTAAGAATCGTCAGCCTGAACGGGTCAATGAACATCTCGTCAAAATAAGCTGCGAGGATTATGTTAGGGCTCAACTTGGGCTCAAGCTCTCTAGCTTCTTGAGGCGTCAGAACTAGAACTGGGCTTGCCTGCCTTTTCTCAGTCAGAGTGCCATATTTTTCGACGAAGCTCGCCTTTCGCTTTATTTCTTCCTCGGTCAATATCGCAGTTATTATGGGAGTCCTAAAGACTATGTGGCCTGCTATGCGTGAAAGCGTCACTACTTCCGACGTACACATCTCTGAGAATTCCGGCTCCTGAAGAACATACTTTGTTCCTCCACTAATCATGCCGGCACAAGCTCCTGTGGCTCCAGAAGCCAGGTCTCCTCTCTCAAAAAGAATGGTTTTGAAGCCCCGCATGGCACAGTCTCTCGCGACACTAGTACCCGTTGAGCCTCCACCAATAACTATGACGTCGTACTCGTCCATGAAAACCACCATTGAGCTAGCTTTACTTCGCAACCTCAGAATAACTAGATAGCAGAAGTTTCATAAAAACAGGATGCATCTCGTCGTATACCTTCTTGTTCTCCAACCTAGGCTCTCTTACCTCCACGAGTTTAACCATGGACTCAACAGCTTTTTCCAATGTCGGGAAAAGTTTAACGCCGATAGAGGCTAGTATGGCGGCTCCGAGCGCTCCAGCCTCCTCAACATGAGGGGCAACAACTCTCTTACCCGTTATATCTGCCTGTATCTGCCTCCAAAGCTTCGACCTAGCCCCTCCACCATCTACCCTTAATTCCTCAACTGTTATGCCCATCCCGGAGATCATCTCTAAAAGTCCCCTTATGCCAAACCCGTTACTCTCCATTATGGCTCTAACTATGTGTTTCCTGCTGTGGGCAAATGATAGGTTGTGGATAGACCCTTTGCCAAAGTTAAACAAAGGTATTATGATGAGCCCGTCTGATCCTGGGCTAACCGTTTCAGCTTCGTCTTCAAGTATGCTGTACGCGTCGACGCCGACATCCTCGGCCACTCTTTTCTCTAAGTGGCCGAAGTTGTCGCGGAACCATCTGAGTATCCTTCCCGTTCCCGGAATAACTCCCTCCAGAACCCACTTTCCTTCTATAACGTGGGGTAGCGTAAAGAGTATGCCGAATGGATCGTATATGGGCTTATCCAAGAGTACATCGATGAAGGTGCCAGTGCCCGTAGTAACCTTAGCTATTCCATGCTTCACAGCTCCCACTCCGACACATGAACACTGCTGATCTCCACCACCCAGAACCACAGGGGTACCTGCTTTAAGCCCGGTCTCCTTAGAAGCCTCACTGGTCACTTCCCCAATTACTTTCCCCGAAGGGGAAACGTCAACCCACTTGTCTAAGGGGATACCTATCTCATCAGCTAACTTCTCATCCCAAGTGAGCTTTTCAACGTCAAATGGACCGTAGAAAGCGTTCGAAAAGTCCGACACAAAGGACCCTGCTAACTTGAAGTAGAAGTAGGAGTCAACGAACGAAAACTTGAAAGTTTCTTCGAATACAAATGGCAGATTATCCCTTATCCAAAGGACTTTTTTCAGACTCTCTCTTTGTCCTATTCTATCTTTCAACTTTTGTGCTGATTGCGAGGTACGAGCATCCATCCATGTAATCGCCCTATATAATGGCTTACCATTCCTATCTACAGGGAAAACTGTTGCTCTTTGTGTGCAAACACTAACAGCAGTCACATCAGCCGGAGAGACACGCGCATTCTTTAATGCGATCTGTATAGCCCTGCAAGCGGCATTCCACCATTTCTCTGGAACCTGCTCAGCCTGTCCTGGAAGCTCCGAAATTGTAGGATACTCCTCGTAACTGCCCCCTAGAATGAAACCATTAAGGTTAAATAGCAATGCGCGAACACCCGTAGTTCCTACATCAAAAACCCCTATTACCTCTCCCTTCCTTTCCAAACCCACTTCTCACCTGCGCCACATAACGTAGTAACCTTTCCTTATCTGTGCTCTCATTTATAACACTTTCTCAATACTTTCAAAGAAATTTTAGGTGTCGTCTCTAAGGAAAAGGAGAACTTACGCGTTTCAAAGGTTTCTCACTTGCTAGCAGGTTTTTGGACGTGCCGGAGTTCTCCACTACCCTCGGTGGCTTACGCAGCTAAGCGAAGCATTAATCTTATCTTATCTAATTTTCCGGAGGTTTGCTTCCTCAAAGAGTTTAAAATGGATGTTTGATGTTAGATTCTTCGTAGAAATGAACGGTGGTTGACCTTCATTGATGGACACGCTCTCCCTGCTCAAGAGACTTCTCTCTGTCCCCAGTGTCTCTGGTTTTGAAGATGAGTTCTCGGAGGTCATTGCCTCTCTTATAGAGAACTTTGTTGACGAACTAGAAGTAGACAGGGTGGGAAATGTCATAGCAAAAGTTGGCGGAGAAGGCAAGGAAAGAGTTTTAGTGGATGCACACATGGACGAAGTTGGGTTGATAGTTAAAGCCATAGACGAAAACGGCTTCATTCGTTTCACAACTCTTGGAGGAATAGATAACCGGATTCTTCCTGCTCAGAGAGTTGTCATACACACCTCGAAAGGAATGGTCAAGGGAGTTATCGCTGCAATCCCTCCACACTTTACGTCTGAGAAGGAACGCGAAAGAGTGCTCAGTGTCGACGAACTCTTCATAGATATTGGTGCGTCGAGCATGGAAGAAGTACGTGAATCGGGCGTCCGCATTTCAGACCCGATATCTTTTGACTGTGATTTGGAGAAGCTCGTTGGAGGGCGCATCTGTGGTCGTGGCTTTGACAACAAACTAGGATGCGTTGTAGCAGTGAGAGCCCTCCACGAACTGCACGAGCAAGAGACTACTCCCAACGCTGAATTGTACTTTTCCTTCAGCGTGGAGGAAGAGAGAGGTCTCAGAGGAGCAAAACCAGCTGCTTTTAGAGTGAACCCTACACTTGCCATACCTCTCGATACGACTGGAGCAGCTGACTATCCAGGTGTTAAGCCATTCATCTCTACGGTCGTGTTAGGGAAGGGTCCTGTAATAAGAGCTGCGGACAGAGCTTTTATCGCAGACCGTTCACTGAAAGAATTTCTGATAAGAGTGGCTGAAGAAAACAAGATTCCCTACCAAGTCGGAGTGGTTATGGGAACCACAAACGCGACAGCAATACAACTCGCGAGGGAAGGCGTGGCAACCTGCCCGCTCTGTGTGCCTGTCCGTTACGCTCACTCTCCCGTTGAAGTAGCAGATCTCTCAGACATAGAAAATACCATAAAATTGCTCGTTAAGGCATTAATTTCGATATAACATTACCTCTCATTTTAAAGAAAAATCACCATTTTTACTCAATTGTTTACTATTTTTCAGGTTTGTTGTTCAAGATTTTACGGTCTTATTCCAGTAAATTTAAAAATAATTCCGTAATTTATTATATTAGTCCTCCTCTAGTTGTTGTGATGCGAGATTTCGTCATCGAAATATTTTCGCTTTAAAAATTGTAAGGTGTTGCACTTGAGCCAGGCAAAATACATTTTTAAAATAGTTGTCGTGGGGGATGGTGCGGTAGGAAAAACCAGTCTAATTAAGCGTTATACTGAGGAGTCCTTTCAATCGGATTACATAATGACCATTGGAGCAAATTTTGCTGTTAAGAACGTTGAAGTTGATGGAATCTTAATAAAGCTTCAAATATGGGACTTGGCTGGGCAGCCTCACTTTAAGGAGGTGCGCTCCTCATTCTATAAAGGAGCTGTAGGAGTCATGTATGTCTTTGACGTTTGCCGCCCAGAAAGTTGTGTTAACCTGTTAAACTGGAAAGAGGAACTCGTAAAGGTGTGCGGAGAGGTTCCAGGCGTCCTCCTTGCTAACAAAATAGATTTAGAAGAGCATCGGAAAGTCACTGTTGATATGGGAAAAGAGCTCGCCGCACGTCTTGGCGGGATCCCCTACTTTGAAACAAGCGCCCTAACAGGTGCTGGAGTGAGGGAAGCCTTCCAAAAAATTGCGGAACTCGCATACGAAGCGGTGACGAAGAAGAAATGATGTTAAAAATTTGCCTCCTCTTAGGATGAATGCTTCTTCATTTTCTCAACGACGTCTCTCAAGTCGTCTAAGAACTCTAAGACATGCCTTTTCTTCACGTGCGGCATCACGACCACTCTTAAAAACTCTGGGAATTTTCCCAGAGCCCAACCCCTTTTCCTTAACTCTATGTCTAGGTCGCATACGTCGATAACCTGCGACAA
This window contains:
- a CDS encoding FGGY family carbohydrate kinase: MERKGEVIGVFDVGTTGVRALLFNLNGFILGGSYEEYPTISELPGQAEQVPEKWWNAACRAIQIALKNARVSPADVTAVSVCTQRATVFPVDRNGKPLYRAITWMDARTSQSAQKLKDRIGQRESLKKVLWIRDNLPFVFEETFKFSFVDSYFYFKLAGSFVSDFSNAFYGPFDVEKLTWDEKLADEIGIPLDKWVDVSPSGKVIGEVTSEASKETGLKAGTPVVLGGGDQQCSCVGVGAVKHGIAKVTTGTGTFIDVLLDKPIYDPFGILFTLPHVIEGKWVLEGVIPGTGRILRWFRDNFGHLEKRVAEDVGVDAYSILEDEAETVSPGSDGLIIIPLFNFGKGSIHNLSFAHSRKHIVRAIMESNGFGIRGLLEMISGMGITVEELRVDGGGARSKLWRQIQADITGKRVVAPHVEEAGALGAAILASIGVKLFPTLEKAVESMVKLVEVREPRLENKKVYDEMHPVFMKLLLSSYSEVAK
- a CDS encoding M42 family metallopeptidase — translated: MDTLSLLKRLLSVPSVSGFEDEFSEVIASLIENFVDELEVDRVGNVIAKVGGEGKERVLVDAHMDEVGLIVKAIDENGFIRFTTLGGIDNRILPAQRVVIHTSKGMVKGVIAAIPPHFTSEKERERVLSVDELFIDIGASSMEEVRESGVRISDPISFDCDLEKLVGGRICGRGFDNKLGCVVAVRALHELHEQETTPNAELYFSFSVEEERGLRGAKPAAFRVNPTLAIPLDTTGAADYPGVKPFISTVVLGKGPVIRAADRAFIADRSLKEFLIRVAEENKIPYQVGVVMGTTNATAIQLAREGVATCPLCVPVRYAHSPVEVADLSDIENTIKLLVKALISI
- a CDS encoding FAD-dependent oxidoreductase; amino-acid sequence: MDEYDVIVIGGGSTGTSVARDCAMRGFKTILFERGDLASGATGACAGMISGGTKYVLQEPEFSEMCTSEVVTLSRIAGHIVFRTPIITAILTEEEIKRKASFVEKYGTLTEKRQASPVLVLTPQEARELEPKLSPNIILAAYFDEMFIDPFRLTILTALSAKQHGAEIRTYTEVIDILCKGGEVYGVKVKDRMTGREYEVKGKIVVNAAGAWVPEISRMVGIKQTLRLNKGAHVIFDRRITRFGIICQALDGRTVYLFPHETGSILGTTALDIFTSPDEAEATYDEIEYLISSMEMAVPSIRKARIIRVMCGVRPLIAQWWIPEGDVTRNFRVVDHEERDGVKGLISVEGGKLVVCRAMAEKITDLVCEKLGCEAECRTHLEPLPGADGKVNVEELASKHNISPHTAGRLVSRQGTLANVILSETSKERSRLTSICLCEAVTEAELRYVIRNEWGLTLDALRRRTRMGMGPCQGFSCGFKAMAILAEERGLGVDEAFRELKEFLAERWKGHSIVLRGSQLIEYEISQAAYASVGSMDVVRGAAT
- the glpB gene encoding anaerobic glycerol-3-phosphate dehydrogenase subunit GlpB, with the protein product MIEADVIVIGGGLAGILAATRAADEKLDVVVIEKGSGASYQSSGVIDIMGCPPGGGLVLNPIDGIAQTVECSPTHPYSVISSERDVVEAVREAVEYLSRMVSGREAEIRGDLNRNVVLLNTMGSFKVTCFYQLPMKGGVLEKLDGARLLVVGFEGLSSFNPNFCSLSFKHFASKLNVKIEKVVGVRLSFPSLREVNLTTVELARVMDGDEFKMELAEKLSGIVSESGASHVALPTLGLRRPQGNVEALEREIGVTMFELLSPPPSVPAQRLMSALERKAVEKGVRILRGYKAVGFEKEGGRVVNLKVKSGEKVFTAIAEAYILATGKFVGGGLVEEEDRIRETVFGLPLYDEKGEPLGKRKIAHLLSKEVFPAEGHPLMGCGVRVNAHMKPVMGDKTLYDNLFVAGSIISGYNYVREKSGMGVAAVTGYIAGEEAAMQAS
- a CDS encoding Rab family GTPase, translating into MSQAKYIFKIVVVGDGAVGKTSLIKRYTEESFQSDYIMTIGANFAVKNVEVDGILIKLQIWDLAGQPHFKEVRSSFYKGAVGVMYVFDVCRPESCVNLLNWKEELVKVCGEVPGVLLANKIDLEEHRKVTVDMGKELAARLGGIPYFETSALTGAGVREAFQKIAELAYEAVTKKK